From the Anolis sagrei isolate rAnoSag1 chromosome 12, rAnoSag1.mat, whole genome shotgun sequence genome, one window contains:
- the LOC132764183 gene encoding cathepsin S has protein sequence MKRWAWIFLVYAAAVTAHWEKDSMLDRHWELWKKKYNKGYQHKEEEAARRVIWEKNLRFVMLHNFEQSLGLHSYELGMNHLGDMTSEEVTALMTGLKVHVSQTRNSTLYWARQGVSAPDTVDWREKGCVTDVKNQGSCGSCWAFSAVGALECQLKLRTGNLVSLSPQNLVDCSSAYGNHGCNGGYMPAAFQYIIDNNGIDSEAFYPYTGQSGTCRYNLQGRAATCSKYVNLPPGSEAALKDAVANVGPVSVAIDASRPSFFLFRKGVYDDPSCSSAHINHGVLVVGYGTEDGIDYWLVKNSWGVSFGEQGYIKIARNHDNRCGIATQCSYPLM, from the exons ATGAAACGGTGGGCTTGGATTTTCCTGGTTTATGCAGCGGCTGTGACTGCGCACTGGGAGAAAGATTCGATGCTGGATAGACATTGGGAGCTGTGGAAGAAAAAATACAACAAAGGATACCAACATAAG gAAGAGGAAGCAGCCCGCCGCGTGATTTGGGAAAAGAATCTGCGGTTCGTCATGTTGCACAACTTCGAACAGTCCCTGGGCCTGCATTCTTACGAGCTTGGCATGAATCATTTGGGCGACATG ACCAGCGAGGAGGTGACTGCTTTGATGACGGGATTGAAAGTCCATGTCTCCCAGACCAGGAATTCTACTTTGTACTGGGCAAGGCAAGGCGTCAGTGCCCCAGATACTGTGGACTGGAGGGAGAAAGGATGCGTCACAGACGTAAAGAACCAG GGCTCTTGTGGGTCTTGTTGGGCCTTCAGCGCCGTGGGGGCCTTGGAGTGCCAGCTGAAGCTCAGAACAGGGAACCTGGTCTCCCTCAGTCCGCAGAACTTGGTGGACTGCTCCTCCGCATATGGGAACCACGGGTGTAACGGTGGCTACATGCCCGCCGCTTTCCAATATATCATCGATAACAACGGGATTGATTCAGAAGCTTTCTATCCATACACGGGTCAG AGCGGAACGTGTCGCTACAACCTGCAGGGAAGGGCTGCTACTTGTTCTAAGTATGtgaaccttccacctggaagcgaAGCGGCCCTGAAGGATGCCGTGGCCAACGTTGGCCCTGTATCCGTTGCTATAGATGCAAGCcggccttccttcttcctttttaggAAAG GTGTATATGATGATCCAAGCTGCTCTTCTGCACATATCAATCACGGAGTCCTTGTTGTTGGCTACGGGACAGAAGACGGCATCGATTATTGGCTTGTGAAGAACAG CTGGGGCGTCTCTTTTGGCGAGCAGGGCTACATTAAGATTGCAAGGAACCACGACAATCGCTGCGGCATCGCTACCCAGTGCTCCTACCCGCTGATGTAG